Proteins encoded by one window of Opitutia bacterium:
- the hypA gene encoding hydrogenase maturation nickel metallochaperone HypA, which translates to MHEVGIIESALEVIRREARTHQATRVTRVVMRIGAISGVDVDALRFGFEACTPGSIAEGAEFEIESIPARAHCKDCATDFTIESGFIFQCPHCGAFSGDVRSGKELELTRLEFATDTSPSDHVR; encoded by the coding sequence ATGCACGAAGTCGGCATCATCGAGTCCGCGCTCGAGGTGATTCGCCGCGAGGCGCGCACTCATCAGGCGACCCGGGTCACCCGCGTCGTGATGCGCATCGGCGCGATTTCCGGCGTGGACGTCGACGCGCTGCGCTTCGGCTTCGAGGCGTGCACGCCCGGCTCCATCGCCGAGGGTGCCGAGTTCGAGATCGAATCCATCCCGGCGCGCGCCCACTGTAAAGACTGCGCCACGGACTTCACCATCGAGAGCGGCTTCATCTTCCAATGCCCGCACTGCGGCGCGTTCTCCGGCGACGTCCGCTCGGGCAAGGAGCTCGAACTCACCCGCCTCGAATTCGCCACCGACACATCCCCTTCCGACCATGTCCGCTGA
- the hypB gene encoding hydrogenase nickel incorporation protein HypB codes for MSAENPILADDGIRINALNGGAVSPTRSLSAPLSAEISAALQASPKGEVQVRSLDLSIPLLEKNDILAERNRGYFLGRGLLALNLVSSPGAGKTTLLERTLDEFGREVRCAVLVGDLETDNDGRRLNRPHASVAQITTGTVCHLDAGMIARGVEALDLTGAKVLFIENVGNLVCPASFDLGEQVRVVLLSTTEGEEKPLKYPPIFKSAHVVLLTKVDVADALGFNRQLALDNIRKIAPQAQIIEVSSRTGEGLAQWYDYLRARLPKS; via the coding sequence ATGTCCGCTGAAAATCCCATCCTCGCCGACGACGGCATCCGCATCAACGCCCTCAACGGCGGCGCCGTCTCCCCCACCCGCTCGCTCTCCGCGCCGCTCTCCGCGGAGATCAGCGCCGCTCTCCAAGCCAGCCCCAAGGGCGAGGTCCAAGTCCGCTCGCTCGACCTCAGCATTCCGCTGCTGGAGAAAAACGACATCCTCGCCGAGCGGAACCGCGGCTACTTCCTCGGCCGCGGCCTCCTCGCGCTCAACCTCGTCTCCTCGCCCGGCGCCGGCAAAACCACGCTCCTCGAACGCACGCTCGACGAGTTCGGCCGCGAAGTCCGTTGCGCCGTCCTCGTCGGCGATCTCGAGACCGACAACGACGGCCGCCGCCTCAATCGCCCGCACGCCTCCGTCGCGCAAATCACCACCGGCACCGTCTGCCATCTCGACGCCGGCATGATCGCCCGCGGCGTCGAAGCCCTCGACCTCACCGGCGCGAAAGTCCTCTTCATCGAAAACGTCGGCAACCTCGTCTGCCCCGCCTCCTTCGATCTCGGCGAACAAGTCCGCGTCGTCCTCCTCTCCACCACCGAGGGCGAGGAGAAGCCGCTGAAGTATCCGCCCATCTTCAAGTCCGCCCATGTCGTCCTCCTCACCAAAGTGGACGTCGCCGACGCCCTCGGCTTCAACCGCCAGCTCGCCCTCGACAACATCCGCAAGATCGCTCCTCAGGCGCAGATCATCGAAGTCTCCTCCCGCACCGGCGAAGGCCTCGCACAATGGTATGACTACCTGCGCGCGCGCCTCCCGAAATCCTGA
- the hypF gene encoding carbamoyltransferase HypF, which yields MPTTPTLLDTLLRVRGTVQGVGFRPFVHRTAVRLGLRGWVRNDAEGVLLRVHGDATQIAALVDALHHEAPPAARVVAVERSDPAADEQPVGSHFTISESDASRGTAPTATTPPDLALCADCERELLDPTDRRHLYPFINCTQCGPRYSLIEQLPYDRPRTTMRAFRMCPACAREYHDPLDRRFHAEPNACPACGPQLSLTDSAGQIVADSHDVLNAAVAALRDGRILAVKGLGGFHLMCDAANEVSVAELRNRKHREEKPLAVMFPDLATLRDYADVPPVAEKLLTSPEAPIVLIRRLENSRLAYSVAPSNPWIGALLPYTPLHALLLRAFQGPLVATSANLSEEPLCTDNTEARERLAGIADLHLSHDRVIARPVDDSVIRLSRTSQTILLRRARGYAPAPLRLPGALHETTLCVGAQMKNTVSVAAGDQVVLSPHIGDLGNAATQAVFERTIATLSELYEARPLVVVHDKHPDYASTHFAGRTGLPQLAVQHHLAHVLACLLEHEQPADGVLGISWDGTGYGEDGTVWGGEFILLEKNRATRFARLRPFRLLGGDAAVKDARRVALGLGHEMDLLGPLCARFRFSPIEHSTLQQMLARGLNSPLCSSAGRLFDGVSALLGLCLRNSFEGQAPLRLEAAATRAAGTRTVLPFDVVRAASPGAYLDVDWAPAISQLLRDPRGPDELAADFHRGLARAMVAVATEAGVGTVALTGGCFQNALLHDLATEALGNAGFKVLTHRRLSPNDNSIAAGQALAALWGLTSVDLPT from the coding sequence ATGCCCACCACGCCCACGCTCCTCGATACGCTGCTCCGCGTCCGCGGCACCGTGCAGGGCGTGGGCTTCCGGCCGTTCGTTCATCGCACCGCGGTTCGCCTCGGTCTCCGCGGCTGGGTGCGCAACGACGCCGAAGGCGTCCTCCTCCGCGTGCACGGCGACGCCACGCAAATCGCCGCGCTCGTCGACGCGCTTCACCACGAAGCCCCGCCCGCCGCCCGCGTCGTCGCGGTCGAGCGCTCCGACCCGGCTGCGGACGAGCAGCCCGTCGGCTCGCACTTCACCATTTCCGAGAGCGACGCCAGCCGCGGCACCGCACCCACCGCCACCACACCACCCGATCTCGCGCTGTGCGCCGACTGCGAACGCGAGCTGCTCGATCCCACCGATCGCCGCCACCTCTACCCGTTCATCAACTGCACCCAATGCGGCCCGCGCTACTCGCTCATCGAGCAGCTCCCCTACGACCGCCCGCGCACCACCATGCGCGCGTTTCGGATGTGTCCCGCCTGCGCCCGCGAATACCACGACCCGCTCGACCGCCGCTTCCACGCCGAACCCAACGCCTGCCCCGCATGCGGCCCGCAACTTTCCCTCACCGACTCCGCCGGACAAATCGTCGCCGACTCTCACGATGTCTTGAACGCCGCGGTGGCCGCGCTGCGTGACGGCAGGATTCTCGCCGTGAAAGGCCTCGGCGGCTTCCACCTGATGTGCGACGCCGCCAACGAGGTCTCCGTCGCCGAGCTGCGCAACCGCAAGCATCGCGAGGAAAAGCCGCTCGCCGTCATGTTCCCCGACCTCGCCACGCTGCGCGACTACGCCGACGTGCCCCCGGTCGCGGAAAAGCTCCTCACTTCCCCCGAGGCCCCGATCGTGCTCATCCGCCGGCTCGAAAACAGCCGCCTCGCCTACAGCGTCGCTCCGTCGAATCCCTGGATCGGCGCCCTGCTGCCCTACACGCCCTTGCACGCTCTGCTGCTGCGCGCGTTCCAAGGCCCGCTCGTCGCCACCAGCGCGAATCTCTCCGAGGAACCGCTCTGCACCGACAACACCGAGGCGCGCGAACGTCTCGCCGGCATCGCCGATCTGCACCTCTCCCACGACCGCGTGATCGCGCGCCCGGTCGACGACTCCGTCATCCGCCTCTCGCGCACCAGCCAGACCATCTTGCTCCGCCGCGCGCGCGGCTACGCCCCCGCACCGCTGCGCCTCCCCGGTGCACTCCACGAGACGACGCTCTGCGTCGGCGCGCAGATGAAGAACACCGTCTCCGTCGCGGCAGGCGATCAGGTGGTTCTCAGCCCTCACATCGGCGACCTCGGCAACGCCGCCACGCAAGCCGTCTTCGAGCGCACCATCGCCACGCTCAGCGAACTCTACGAGGCCCGCCCGCTCGTCGTCGTCCACGACAAGCACCCCGACTACGCCTCCACCCACTTCGCCGGCCGCACCGGCCTGCCGCAGCTCGCCGTGCAACACCACCTCGCCCACGTCCTCGCGTGCCTCCTCGAACACGAGCAACCGGCCGACGGCGTCCTCGGCATTTCGTGGGACGGCACTGGCTACGGCGAAGACGGCACCGTCTGGGGCGGAGAGTTCATCCTCCTCGAAAAGAACCGCGCCACGCGCTTCGCCCGCCTCCGTCCGTTCCGCCTCCTCGGCGGCGACGCCGCCGTGAAGGACGCCCGCCGCGTCGCCCTCGGCCTCGGCCACGAGATGGATTTGCTCGGCCCGCTCTGCGCCCGCTTCCGCTTCTCGCCGATCGAGCACTCGACGCTCCAGCAGATGCTCGCCCGCGGCTTGAACTCCCCGCTCTGCTCCAGCGCCGGCCGCCTCTTCGACGGCGTCAGCGCGCTGCTCGGCCTTTGCCTGCGCAACAGCTTCGAAGGCCAAGCCCCCCTCCGCCTCGAGGCCGCCGCCACCCGCGCCGCCGGCACGCGCACCGTGCTGCCCTTCGACGTCGTGCGCGCCGCGTCGCCCGGTGCGTATCTCGACGTCGACTGGGCTCCCGCGATCTCTCAATTGCTCCGCGACCCGCGCGGTCCGGACGAACTCGCTGCCGATTTCCATCGCGGTCTCGCCCGCGCCATGGTCGCCGTCGCCACCGAGGCCGGCGTCGGCACCGTCGCGCTCACCGGCGGTTGTTTCCAAAACGCGCTCCTGCACGACCTCGCCACCGAAGCGCTCGGCAACGCGGGCTTCAAAGTCCTCACGCACCGCCGCCTCTCACCCAACGACAACTCCATCGCCGCCGGCCAGGCGCTCGCGGCGCTCTGGGGCCTCACCTCCGTCGACCTCCCCACATGA
- a CDS encoding HypC/HybG/HupF family hydrogenase formation chaperone, translating to MCLAVPGKVVEILGDDPLLRSAKVSFSGVIKLVSLTCTPDAKLGDYVLVHVGVAISTVDPEEAAQTFEYLKQMGELDGIELPASPEAKLQDEPRRSSQSGGGA from the coding sequence ATGTGCCTCGCCGTCCCCGGTAAAGTCGTCGAAATTCTCGGCGACGATCCGCTCCTCCGCTCCGCGAAAGTCAGTTTCTCCGGCGTGATCAAACTCGTCAGCCTCACCTGCACGCCCGACGCCAAGCTCGGCGACTACGTGCTCGTCCACGTCGGCGTCGCCATCAGCACCGTCGACCCCGAGGAGGCCGCGCAGACCTTCGAATACCTCAAACAAATGGGCGAACTCGACGGCATTGAACTCCCTGCTTCGCCTGAAGCGAAGCTTCAGGACGAACCGCGCCGTAGCTCGCAGAGCGGAGGCGGGGCATGA